GGCGTTACGATGACGAGTTACAAAACACTAGGTGAAACACTGGCAAAAGATGCCAGGCCATTCACCCGGGCCGAACTGTACGCTTACATATCAGAGAAGACGCAGGTCTGGAGTGAAGGCCGTGTGTTTCATTCGGAGGCTGGTACTCTTCAACTCCTGTGGGAAGGCGAGTATGGCAAGGGCACATGGTCAACGGATGACAACGGGACACTGTGCTGGCACGTGTGGTCATGGGACGAGGTGCCATGCCAGGCTTTTTATCACAATGATGATGTTGTGAGCATCATCTTCAAAGGAGAAACGTCGCTCGCCCCTGAACTACAAGAAGGCAATACTCTCGTTAATCTGGCAGCAGGGACGGAATCACATGCAAAAATCGCGTTGGGGCTAGGTGAGGATTTCATCAATGTACTGTTAAAAAAGGACGAGACCACTGCTTTTCTATCTCGAAAGACAGTTATTTGGGGCCCAAGCCAGGGCCTTTTTTATTCACCTGACTTTACGCTCATGAAAATCTGGAATGGGGTACGTGCAACCGGCAAATGGAGCGTTTCGGATGAAGGCGCCGTTTGCTGGCATGTTCCGGGTTGGGGTAAAACACCGTGCGAGTCCTATTATTACAAGGGTGAGGAATTGATGGCGATTTTCGAAGGTGTACACAGCAAAGCCAGCAAGCATGTAGAGGGCAACACGATCGGTTATTTCTGACTCGCGGCGTTTTGCAAAGTTGAACTAACGACAACATGAGATGCTTACAGTTGGTCGGCCGCCAACTTTCAATTTGCTATTGTGAAATTCGAGAGTGCCAGGAATCGTTCGGGTGGCTTCTCTAAGGGCAGATTAACTGACCGAACTTTTCTCTACTGACATTGATGAATCAGCGACTTCCAATGTGGCCCTACTTCGCCTTGGCCCTGTCTAGCGGGGTGATCGGTGCAGCGTTGCTCTTTTACAACCTCGGGTCAAATGTTCCACCCAAAGAAGCGCTACACAAATTTAGCGGCACTGTTGACAAGTTGTCGATTATTGATGACTTGTCGGGTGTACAGACCGGATTCATGAAACCGATGAACTCGATACACTTCACACTTGAAGAGGGCGAAGAAATATTTCGATATCCGAGTAGTTGGCCCGGCTACACCAAAATCTATGAACAACTGTCATTTCATGTGGACGTGTGGGTGCAACGATCCGATATCGGAAATGGTGAACCTATGGTGGTCTTCCGGTTGGAACAGCAGGTCCCGGAAAACTGGATAGTGCCGCCGCTTTCCATTAGCTACGAGCGGATCGCCGAAC
This Gammaproteobacteria bacterium DNA region includes the following protein-coding sequences:
- a CDS encoding DUF995 domain-containing protein is translated as MFSPAFFNIKILGIITMVGVTMTSYKTLGETLAKDARPFTRAELYAYISEKTQVWSEGRVFHSEAGTLQLLWEGEYGKGTWSTDDNGTLCWHVWSWDEVPCQAFYHNDDVVSIIFKGETSLAPELQEGNTLVNLAAGTESHAKIALGLGEDFINVLLKKDETTAFLSRKTVIWGPSQGLFYSPDFTLMKIWNGVRATGKWSVSDEGAVCWHVPGWGKTPCESYYYKGEELMAIFEGVHSKASKHVEGNTIGYF